One part of the Alligator mississippiensis isolate rAllMis1 chromosome 3, rAllMis1, whole genome shotgun sequence genome encodes these proteins:
- the HINT1 gene encoding adenosine 5'-monophosphoramidase HINT1 — translation MADETSRAQAARPGGDTIFGKIIRKEIPANVIFEDEQCIAFHDISPQAPVHFLVVPKKPIVQLSEAQDSDESLLGHLMIVGKKCAADLGLTKGFRMVVNEGPEGGQSVYHVHLHVLGGRQLGWPPG, via the exons ATGGCGGACGAGACCAGCAGGGCGCAGGCGGCGCGCCCCGGCGGCGACACCATCTTCGGCAAGATCATCCGCAAGGAGATCCCCGCCAACGTCATCTTCGAGGACGAGCAG TGCATTGCATTTCATGATATTTCACCTCAAGCTCCAGTACACTTCCTAGTAGTTCCTAAGAAGCCAATTGTCCAGTTATCTGAAGCACAAGATTCAGATGAATCT CTTCTCGGGCATTTAATGATTGTTGGCAAGAAGTGTGCTGCTGATTTGGGCCTGACCAAGGGATTCCGAATGGTTGTGAATGAAGGGCCAGAGGGTGGGCAGTCTGTCTATCATGTTCATCTCCACGTTCTTGGTGGACGTCAGTTGGGCTGGCCTCCTGGCTAA